A genomic window from Periophthalmus magnuspinnatus isolate fPerMag1 chromosome 16, fPerMag1.2.pri, whole genome shotgun sequence includes:
- the rnf115a gene encoding E3 ubiquitin-protein ligase RNF115: MAEAAAVPPHRFFCHCCKGEVNPKLPEFICPRCDSGFIEEVTEDSSLLDSGANGVDDTASQFAELWHLLLVERPFTTDSDSPDSEPRLPGGRLGALSDLGGLGSGPFGGSVPAGLGGPMGGLLGSADHWGTGRPSRLHSQRRYRSRGSSRPDRSPAVEGIVQQFLAGLFANSGVPGSSPLSWTGMLHSNPGDYAWGQGGLDAVITQLLGQLENTGPPPAEREKISSLPTVNITQEQADCCMECPVCKEDFALGEPVRQLPCNHFFHSDCIVPWLEMHDTCPVCRKSLNGDDSNSQSPSEPPSQSTDPRTQERWSF; encoded by the exons ATGGCGGAAGCTGCGGCTGTTCCCCCGCATCGGTTTTTCTGTCACTGTTGTAAGGGAGAAGTGAATCCTAAACTCCCG GAATTCATTTGTCCAAGATGTGATTCTGGTTTTATAGAGGAAGTAACAGAAGACTCCAG CCTCCTGGACAGTGGCGCGAATGGTGTAGATGATACAGCCTCACAGTTTGCAGAG CTGTGGCATCTGCTGTTGGTGGAGCGACCCTTCACAACAGACAGCGACAGCCCGGACTCAGAGCCGCGGTTACCCGGTGGACGTCTGGGTGCGCTCAGTGACCTTGGCGGGTTGGGGTCAGGACCATTTGGGGGGTCAGTCCCGGCCGGTCTCGGGGGGCCTATGGGGGGACTTCTGGGGTCTGCAGACCACTGGGGCACTGGCCGCCCCTCTCGCTTGCACAGTCAAAGGAGATACAGGTCCAGAGGCAGCAGCCGGCCCGATCGCTCACCAGCAGTAGAAGG CATTGTTCAGCAGTTTCTTGCTGGTCTGTTTGCAAACTCCGGGGTTCCTGGTTCATCTCCTCTGTCGTG GACGGGGATGCTGCACTCTAATCCAGGGGACTACGCCTGGGGTCAAGGAGGGTTAGACGCAGTTATAACACAG ttACTTGGTCAGTTGGAAAACACTGGCCCTCCACcagcagaaagagagaagatTTCCTCTCTCCCAACAGTCAACATAACTCAGGAACAAGCAG ATTGCTGTATGGAATGCCCGGTGTGCAAAGAGGATTTTGCATTAGGAGAGCCCGTCAGACAGCTGCCCTGTAACCACTTTTTTCATTCAGACTGTATAGTACCATGGCTGGAAATG CACGACACATGTCCAGTTTGTAGGAAGAGTTTGAATGGAGACGACAGCAACAGCCAGTCCCCCTCAGAGCCCCCCTCTCAGTCCACGGACCCCCGCACACAGGAGAGATGGTCCTTTTGA
- the gba gene encoding lysosomal acid glucosylceramidase, translating to MVLSLAPAVVALYFLTTHVITESTRCVPKDFGHDSIVCVCNATYCDDMKLIALPPVGKYSSYLSNMAGSRFEPGQGVFQKNSTGSGVRINISRSQKYQKIRGFGGAMTDAAAINIMSLSSGAQDKLLRQYFSSEGIGYSVVRVPMASCDFSTRLYTYADTPEDYNLNHFTLAPEDTQHKIPLLLRAQSMSPEPLSLLASAWSAPAWMKTNGALIGKGSLKGSPGGKEHKTWAQYYIRFFEEYAKYNLTFWALTTGNEPSAGKMTNYSFQALGFTPEEQRDWVALDLGPALHSSQFKNTHVLILDDNRLLLSHWAKVVLSDVHAGRYIHGVAVHWYFDRLVPPGPSLGTTHHLYPEYYLFGTEACEGFTPIDRGVKLGSWYRAEQYAHDILEDLNHYVVGWTDWNLALDQTGGPNWVKNFVDSPIIVDAQNDIFYKQPMFYAMAHFSAFLWRGSQRVGVSASVKTELEYTAFIRPDGAVVLVILNRSSSEINFEVWDPEVGYFTSTAPARSLLTFAWNTL from the exons AAAGCACCAGATGTGTTCCCAAGGACTTCGGCCATGACTCCATCGTGTGTGTCTGCAATGCGACTTACTGTGATGATATGAAGTTAATCGCCCTACCTCCCGTGGGAAAGTACTCGTCCTACCTGAGTAACATGGCGGGCAGCAGATTTGAGCCGGGACAAGGAGTGTTTCAGAAGAACAGCACAGGATCAG GTGTCAGGATAAACATCAGCCGCAGTCAGAAGTATCAGAAGATCAGGGGTTTTGGGGGAGCTATGACAGATGCTGCAGCGATCAACATCATGTCACTCTCCTCTGGTGCTCAAGATAAACTCTTAAGACAGTATTTCTCCTCTGAAG GTATCGGCTACAGTGTGGTGCGTGTTCCCATGGCGAGCTGTGACTTCTCCACTCGTTTGTACACTTACGCTGATACGCCCGAGGATTATAACCTCAACCACTTCACCTTGGCTCCAGAGGACACTCAACATAAG ATTCCTCTTTTACTGAGAGCCCAGAGCATGTCCCCAgagcctctctctctgctggccAGTGCATGGAGCGCCCCCGCCTGGATGAAGACCAATGGTGCACTTATTGGAAAAGGCTCTTTGAAGGGATCACCTGGAGGCAAAGAGCATAAAACCTGGGCACAGTATTATATCCG GTTTTTTGAggaatatgcaaaatataacttGACCTTCTGGGCACTGACGACGGGAAACGAGCCGAGCGCAGGGAAAATGACAAACTACAG TTTCCAGGCTCTGGGGTTCACGcccgaggagcagagggacTGGGTGGCTCTAGACCTGGGCCCTGCGCTTCACTCCtctcagtttaaaaacactcacGTCCTGATCCTGGATGATAATCGACTGTTGTTGTCACACTGGGCCAAAGTG gTGTTGAGTGATGTGCATGCTGGCAGGTACATTCATGGTGTTGCAGTTCACTGGTATTTCGACCGCCTTGTTCCACCTGGGCCAAGCCTGGGGACCACCCACCACCTCTACCCCGAGTATTACCTGTTTGGGACAGAGGCCTGTGAGGGCTTTACTCCAATAGACCGAGGGGTGAAACTGGGGAGCTGGTACAGAGCTGAACAATACGCACATGACATTCTAGAG GACTTAAATCATTACGTGGTGGGTTGGACCGACTGGAACCTGGCTTTAGACCAGACTGGAGGACCAAACTGGGTTAAAAACTTTGTGGACAGCCCTATTATAGTGGATGCACAGAATGATATCTTCTACAAGCAACCGATGTTTTACGCCATGGCTCACTTCAG CGCGTTTCTGTGGAGAGGGTCTCAGAGAGTGGGAGTATCTGCCAGTGTCAAAACAGAGCTTGAATACACAGCCTTTATCAGACCAGACGGAGCAGTGGTGCTAGTTATATTAAACAG GTCGTCATCTGAGATAAACTTTGAGGTGTGGGATCCTGAGGTTGGTTACTTTACCTCCACTGCTCCAGCTCGCTCCTTACTCACTTTTGCCTGGAACACACTCTGA
- the polr3c gene encoding DNA-directed RNA polymerase III subunit RPC3, with translation MTANEVRLCGLLLREHFGEVVEKVGTHLLKNGPETLRTIIHETGMPLDQVKKSLCVLMQQGACTFCSGRKGPGSPAEYCANGDRILRILRYPRYIYTAKTLYGDTGELIIEELLQRGHLTMSETVKTVADRLTQNMEEGRSMDYSEVSSSFSKLVETHFLQRCPPVGVEKKASSSDNPAPPVTNPESAESFPDCYKVPHVTLIGRGKRPLVTEDGEEQRNAKKRKLDAQAHGDEGIYWQVNFERFHLHFRDQTIISAVANKLDQTSSEIVRTMLRMSEVTTAPLAPSTKPLSANEIFRSLPSSYSIQRQILDQYLSLLVDDPMEFVGKAGESGGGMFVVNLHRALANLARATLESVVQERFGSRSARIFRLLLRTRHLEQKQVEDFAMIPAKEAKEMLYTLVSENLVQLQEVPKTPDYAPSRTFYLYTVNQLPTARMLLQNCYKSVGNLIERRLFETKESKRLLEKSQRIEAILASLQASGAEPEQLTEVEEMITAAEKQQLSALRLHVNKLDSAENQVDETIFLLESYIFSTSLTA, from the exons ATGACAGCCAATGAAGTGCGTCTGTGTGGGCTTCTGCTGCGGGAGCACTTTGGAGAGGTGGTGGAGAAAGTGGGAACTCACCTGCTCAAAAATGGACCAGAGACTTTAAGAACCATCATTCATGAGACAGGCATGCCCCTGGATCAG GTGAAGaagtctttgtgtgttttgatgcAACAAGGCGCTTGTACCTTTTGTTCTGGGCGTAAAGGACCCGGGAGCCCAGCCGAGTACTGTGCCAATGGGGACCGCATCCTGAGAATCCTACGCTACCCTCGGTACATCTACACCGCCAAAACCCTGTACGGAGACACGGGCGAGCTGATCATAGAAGAACTGCTGCAAAGAGGCCACTTAACCATGAGCGAGACGGTGAAGACTGTGGCTGATAGACTCACACAGAACATGGAGG AGGGCCGTAGCATGGATTACAGTGAAGTCTCATCTTCATTCTCCAAATTAGTTGAAACCCATTTCCTTCAGCGCTGCCCTCCGGTGGGAGTAGAGAAAAAAGCCTCTTCTTCAGATAATCCCGCTCCTCCAGTCACCAACCCCGAGTCTGCAGAGAGCTTCCCCGACTGTTACAAAGTGCCTCATGTTACGCTGATAGGACGAGGGAAACGGCCTCTCGTCACTGAagatggagaggagcagagaaacgCAAAAAAGCGCAAACTTGATGCACAG GCACATGGTGATGAGGGCATTTACTGGCAGGTGAATTTTGAGAGGTTTCATCTCCACTTCAGAGACCAGACCATCATCAGTGCTGTAGCCAACAAACTCGACCAG ACCAGCAGTGAGATCGTTCGGACGATGCTGAGAATGAGTGAAGTGACCACTGCTCCTTTGGCCCCCAGCACAAAGCCCCTCTCAGCCAACGAAATCTTCAGATCTCTCCCATCGAGCTACAGCATCCAGAGACAAATATTAGACCAGTACCTCAGTCTTCTCGTAGATGATCCG atggAGTTTGTGGGGAAAGCTggtgagagtggaggaggaatgTTTGTTGTCA ATTTGCACAGAGCTCTGGCCAATCTGGCGCGGGCAACACTTGAATCAGTCGTACAAGAGAG ATTTGGATCCCGGTCGGCACGCATCTTTCGCTTGTTGTTACGGACCCGTCATTTAGAACAAAAGCAGGTGGAAGACTTTGCCATGATTCCAGCTAAAGAAGCAAAAGAAATGCTCTACACACTGGTCTCAGAAAACCTCGTCCAACTCCAG GAAGTTCCAAAGACCCCAGATTATGCTCCTTCTCGCACTTTTTATCTTTACACAGTCAACCAGCTGCCCACTGCGAGGATGCTCCTACAGAACTGCTACAAG TCAGTGGGCAACCTCATAGAAAGACGCTTGTTTGAAACTAAAGAAAGCAA ACGTTTGCTGGAGAAATCTCAGAGGATAGAAGCGATCCTTGCGTCGCTGCAGGCcagtggagcagagccagagcagctCACTGAGGTGGAGGAGATGATCACTGCAGCCGAAAAACAGCAGCTGAGCGCCTTACGACTCCACGTTAACAA GCTGGATTCAGCAGAGAACCAGGTGGATGAAACCATTTTTCTTTTGGAATCTTACATTTTCTCCACCAGCTTAACTGCCTGA